From a region of the Maridesulfovibrio ferrireducens genome:
- a CDS encoding HD domain-containing phosphohydrolase, with protein MNNHIKPETRLKKFLKPKKLKAFFKKAQPLLPENSLLCIYIGSTPVFCTDPSLYPFDKTIFTPIANATDEDLSIGVSLQNLEELSEKERNQIKAVLEFMSYSMAAHIESEKARRLLGEETLAKYRELALLHRSIVELNNSLRLKDVISALIQECRTSALPAEMGAVYLPEEDGFTIFDSFGAVDAGTFEKLVECPLFKDIIASLRGEILNDVKLDCRCGSKLCDNIRSLLIMPIPSPNLCEGVLILTSQCVNAFSAAHLKHVATLASVAGISISNAYNFESIRVLMDALLKALAEAIDARDPFTAGHSDRVAHLAVAFARLISLEDDKFHELCFTDEHLREIFYSGILHDIGKIGIKEEVLTKKTRLPKSMLDVIGMRMKLFGIHYQKEWEPDYKRLKQINLSLCPHQEDLDFIHTISEVKFKINGSSIHLLHPEERKCLLVRKGNLTSEERQEIERHPAESQRILEHIPFHDDLSQLLTIIGQHHERLDGSGYPEGIKGDDILIQSQILAIVDIYDAITQERHYKPATPQARALKILAEEAEEGKLNKSLVTFFIDNILQIEKGADSINLDRPVSPRFCKIPRNNLN; from the coding sequence ATGAACAATCACATTAAACCGGAAACACGGTTAAAGAAATTTCTTAAGCCAAAAAAGTTGAAAGCTTTTTTTAAAAAAGCACAACCTTTACTGCCTGAGAACTCTTTACTATGTATTTACATTGGCAGTACTCCGGTTTTTTGTACTGACCCTTCGCTGTATCCGTTTGATAAAACAATCTTCACTCCTATAGCTAACGCCACAGATGAAGACCTCAGCATTGGAGTTTCTCTCCAGAATTTAGAAGAATTATCTGAAAAAGAACGGAACCAGATCAAAGCAGTTCTCGAATTCATGTCATATTCCATGGCCGCTCATATTGAATCCGAGAAGGCAAGACGCCTTCTGGGAGAAGAAACTCTCGCTAAATATAGAGAACTGGCCCTACTGCACCGGTCTATTGTTGAGCTTAACAATTCTCTTAGACTGAAAGATGTTATCAGCGCTCTGATTCAAGAATGCAGAACCTCTGCCCTTCCTGCTGAAATGGGCGCAGTATACCTGCCCGAAGAAGATGGCTTTACCATTTTTGACAGTTTCGGAGCGGTCGATGCAGGAACTTTTGAAAAGCTGGTAGAATGCCCTCTTTTTAAAGATATCATCGCAAGTCTGCGCGGTGAAATTTTAAATGATGTCAAACTGGACTGCCGCTGCGGAAGTAAACTGTGTGATAACATCAGATCTTTACTTATAATGCCCATCCCTTCTCCTAATTTATGTGAAGGGGTTCTTATCCTGACATCTCAATGTGTCAATGCTTTCAGCGCCGCCCACCTGAAACATGTTGCCACTCTGGCATCTGTAGCAGGCATATCAATAAGCAACGCTTATAACTTTGAATCTATCAGAGTCCTCATGGACGCGCTCCTTAAAGCTCTTGCCGAAGCGATTGATGCCCGGGACCCGTTCACAGCCGGACATTCTGACAGAGTAGCTCATCTCGCTGTTGCTTTTGCACGTCTCATCTCGCTAGAGGATGATAAATTTCATGAACTCTGTTTCACTGACGAGCACCTGCGCGAAATTTTCTATTCCGGCATTCTTCATGACATAGGTAAAATCGGTATCAAGGAGGAAGTGCTTACTAAAAAGACTCGCCTTCCCAAATCAATGCTTGATGTCATAGGCATGCGCATGAAGCTTTTCGGCATTCACTACCAAAAGGAATGGGAGCCTGATTACAAGAGGCTCAAACAAATAAATCTATCTCTTTGTCCGCATCAGGAAGATCTGGATTTCATCCACACTATCAGTGAAGTAAAATTCAAGATTAACGGTTCATCTATTCATTTGCTACACCCTGAAGAGCGGAAATGTCTGCTTGTACGCAAAGGCAATCTGACTTCTGAAGAAAGACAGGAAATTGAACGTCACCCTGCAGAGAGTCAGCGGATTCTTGAACATATTCCTTTTCATGATGATCTCTCACAGCTCCTGACTATTATCGGCCAGCACCATGAACGACTCGATGGTTCCGGATACCCTGAAGGGATCAAGGGTGATGATATACTTATTCAAAGTCAAATTTTAGCCATAGTCGATATCTATGATGCGATCACGCAGGAACGTCATTACAAACCTGCAACTCCGCAAGCCCGCGCATTAAAGATTCTTGCCGAAGAAGCCGAAGAAGGAAAACTGAATAAATCTCTGGTCACCTTTTTTATTGATAACATTCTTCAAATCGAAAAAGGCGCTGACTCAATCAATCTGGATCGCCCGGTATCACCTAGATTCTGCAAAATACCTAGAAACAACTTAAACTGA
- a CDS encoding ABC transporter substrate-binding protein, translated as MNRLYIKTIFFAAALFMLFSPAAIYAEEVDNDTKPILLGMSAAFTGPSKGLGIELYRGSQAYFDQVNAKGGIRGHKIIIKYYDDGYDPLPAIRNTIKLIEKDNVLCLFNYVGTPTVTRILPVVKHFNADKPVYLFFPFTGAQPQREFPYEEYVFNLRASYRQETWGLVHNLFMIGRNRIAVLYQADAYGRSGWDGVRKALTEKDLNIVAEATYKRGAGFESSMKRQVEILAETKPDAIISIGAYEASAAFIRDARDAGLDVPICNLSFVGSDNMLHLLKNLEKTSNKKYTDNLINSQTVPSYEDTSLPAVRDYRKVMTESPPAPPEGFGKDYDPLKFSFISFEGYLTAKVMTKILDKMMLRQNYGSLYAATLSIRDLDIGLNTPVSFGRGKHQGLDEIYYTTVSSGKFVPVRNWARWSK; from the coding sequence ATGAACAGGCTTTACATCAAAACCATCTTTTTTGCTGCTGCACTCTTTATGCTGTTTTCACCTGCCGCGATCTATGCAGAGGAAGTCGACAACGATACAAAACCTATTCTTCTCGGCATGTCTGCCGCCTTTACCGGACCAAGCAAAGGACTCGGGATTGAACTATACAGAGGCTCGCAAGCTTATTTCGATCAGGTAAATGCAAAGGGCGGAATCCGTGGCCACAAAATTATTATCAAATATTACGACGACGGATATGACCCGCTGCCAGCTATTCGGAATACCATTAAATTAATTGAAAAAGATAATGTTCTCTGTTTGTTCAACTATGTTGGAACCCCGACAGTAACAAGAATTCTTCCTGTCGTTAAACATTTCAATGCCGATAAACCTGTTTACCTTTTCTTCCCCTTCACCGGCGCTCAGCCGCAAAGAGAATTTCCATACGAAGAGTATGTTTTCAACCTGCGCGCATCATACAGACAGGAAACATGGGGCCTCGTGCACAATTTGTTCATGATCGGCCGCAACAGAATTGCTGTTTTATATCAGGCAGACGCCTATGGCAGAAGCGGATGGGACGGAGTTAGAAAAGCACTTACAGAAAAAGATCTTAATATTGTAGCAGAAGCTACTTATAAAAGAGGAGCTGGCTTCGAAAGTTCCATGAAAAGACAAGTAGAAATACTTGCAGAAACAAAACCGGACGCAATCATTTCAATCGGAGCATATGAAGCAAGTGCGGCTTTTATCAGAGATGCAAGAGATGCAGGACTCGATGTCCCGATATGCAATCTATCTTTTGTCGGTAGCGATAACATGCTGCACCTCCTTAAGAATCTAGAAAAAACCAGCAATAAAAAATACACTGACAACCTGATAAACTCCCAAACCGTTCCAAGCTATGAAGATACTTCCCTTCCAGCTGTACGCGACTACCGAAAAGTAATGACCGAGTCCCCTCCCGCTCCGCCCGAAGGGTTCGGAAAAGATTACGATCCACTGAAGTTCAGTTTTATCAGCTTTGAAGGATATCTCACGGCTAAAGTAATGACGAAAATCCTCGATAAAATGATGCTTAGACAAAACTATGGCAGCCTTTATGCCGCGACTTTATCCATAAGAGATCTTGATATCGGACTCAATACCCCCGTCAGTTTCGGCCGGGGTAAACATCAAGGTCTTGACGAAATATACTACACCACTGTTTCCAGCGGTAAATTTGTACCTGTGAGAAACTGGGCGAGGTGGAGCAAATGA
- a CDS encoding ATP-binding protein: MKMRMSKIFQKTLLLNFVLFGVISISMSLMSALTLYNHMVDEYISKGKSIASSIAGSSVEILLNRDSSTIQSMIDQFKAIDGAAYVYVQDENGDIISHTFVPCVPEILKHSTSHPDEISVREITLPETGKVIDITKPILAGMAGYVHVGMDKELINKYVWIAIAKLQVVMFFIFWGSVFLLYLSVNRISEPLNKLTEYARKLSDHDFTASVEITSNDEIGLLAGTMQNMASELTTIISGLERAVTNATSELQDTLTYMEVIMDNLADGLLVIDVYGKISLTNPALSDLFGLEGQDVKGKDVKNFFTDEMNQLFNLVKGCEQEIYTSEITLNKRRIGKAVATPIHKKDSEDGTTLCLGAVILVRDITYEKEVDNLKTDFISTVSHELRTPMTSILGFAKIIRKKLDKTVFPHCHTTDKKTQRAMDQVHDNIGIIVSEGERLTDLINDVLDIAKMESGKIDWKNNPVDMEEVINVSGQSTNPLWMSKNLDLQVDIEENLPTIYGDRDRIMQVMMNLISNAVKFTKSGTITCTARAHENEILISVSDTGSGISPEDQKKIFERFKQVGDTLTGKPKGTGLGLPICKQIVEHHNGRIWVDSKLSAGSSFHFTLAKGTPDTKVNFVPAHSKINSVGRRPGEKNSPLILVADDDPALNEFLSQILEEEGYRIITAVDGVEAVEVAKKQMPQLITMDLKMPRMDGAEAIRQLRMDPSTRHIPVIVISALAEGQKAGGDAALIKPIDDRRLIETIHGMLQEDLIMTDPCMVLGMEKAAPTQNLLVICPGKINYCAPSELWSQIEQGFKGTLFIPAEISTTLDLDRLSSIPEVQLVIIPDN; this comes from the coding sequence ATGAAAATGAGAATGTCTAAAATTTTTCAAAAAACTCTGCTTCTTAACTTCGTGTTATTCGGAGTTATATCAATATCTATGTCGCTTATGTCCGCGCTTACGCTCTACAATCATATGGTTGATGAGTACATAAGCAAAGGCAAATCCATCGCCAGCAGCATTGCCGGTTCCAGTGTAGAGATTCTGCTCAATCGGGACTCCTCAACCATCCAGTCAATGATTGATCAATTTAAAGCTATTGACGGAGCTGCATATGTATACGTTCAGGACGAAAACGGTGACATAATATCACACACATTTGTCCCTTGCGTACCGGAAATTCTGAAACATAGCACCTCGCACCCTGACGAAATTTCAGTAAGAGAAATTACCCTTCCTGAAACGGGAAAAGTGATTGATATCACCAAGCCTATTCTTGCAGGCATGGCCGGATACGTTCATGTCGGGATGGATAAAGAATTAATCAACAAGTACGTGTGGATAGCAATTGCAAAACTGCAAGTTGTAATGTTTTTTATTTTTTGGGGCAGCGTATTTCTATTGTATTTGAGTGTTAACCGAATTTCGGAACCATTAAATAAATTAACAGAATACGCCCGCAAATTATCAGATCACGACTTCACGGCATCGGTTGAAATAACGTCAAATGACGAAATAGGGCTCCTCGCCGGAACTATGCAAAACATGGCAAGCGAGCTGACCACTATTATTTCCGGCCTTGAACGAGCGGTAACTAATGCGACAAGTGAGTTGCAGGATACACTTACCTATATGGAAGTTATCATGGACAACCTTGCCGACGGCTTACTGGTAATTGATGTCTACGGAAAAATTTCTCTCACAAATCCGGCTCTTTCAGACCTTTTCGGACTGGAAGGACAAGATGTCAAAGGAAAGGACGTTAAAAATTTCTTCACCGATGAAATGAATCAGCTCTTTAATTTGGTTAAAGGCTGTGAACAAGAAATATACACATCAGAAATAACCCTGAACAAAAGAAGAATAGGGAAAGCGGTAGCAACTCCTATTCATAAGAAAGATTCCGAAGACGGCACGACATTGTGCCTCGGAGCGGTTATTTTGGTCAGGGACATTACATATGAAAAAGAAGTGGATAATCTGAAAACAGACTTTATTTCCACTGTATCCCATGAACTTAGAACTCCCATGACTTCCATTTTGGGTTTCGCCAAAATAATTAGGAAAAAGCTCGATAAAACGGTCTTCCCGCACTGCCATACAACAGATAAAAAGACTCAGAGAGCCATGGATCAAGTTCATGACAACATTGGTATAATAGTTTCGGAAGGTGAGCGCTTAACGGACCTTATTAATGATGTGCTGGATATCGCGAAAATGGAATCAGGAAAAATTGACTGGAAAAATAATCCTGTTGATATGGAAGAAGTTATCAACGTTTCAGGACAATCAACCAATCCGCTCTGGATGTCTAAAAATCTTGACCTGCAAGTTGATATTGAAGAGAATCTGCCCACAATATACGGCGATCGGGACAGAATTATGCAGGTCATGATGAACCTGATTTCTAATGCTGTTAAATTTACTAAATCCGGAACCATTACATGCACGGCCCGCGCTCATGAAAATGAAATATTAATCAGTGTAAGTGATACAGGAAGCGGTATTTCACCGGAAGATCAAAAGAAAATTTTCGAAAGATTCAAGCAAGTCGGAGACACCTTAACCGGGAAACCGAAAGGAACCGGACTTGGTCTGCCGATCTGTAAACAAATTGTTGAACACCACAATGGACGCATCTGGGTGGACAGTAAGCTCAGCGCAGGAAGCTCCTTTCACTTCACATTGGCAAAAGGAACTCCTGATACAAAGGTAAACTTTGTCCCTGCCCATAGCAAAATTAACTCTGTAGGAAGACGCCCCGGCGAAAAAAACAGCCCTCTGATTCTGGTTGCCGACGATGATCCGGCTCTTAATGAATTTTTATCACAGATTCTCGAAGAGGAAGGATACAGAATAATTACTGCGGTAGATGGAGTTGAAGCTGTTGAAGTGGCAAAAAAACAAATGCCTCAGCTAATAACCATGGACCTTAAAATGCCGCGCATGGATGGTGCAGAAGCAATCAGACAATTACGCATGGACCCTTCAACTCGTCATATTCCGGTCATTGTGATCAGTGCTCTTGCGGAAGGACAGAAAGCCGGAGGAGATGCAGCCCTCATCAAGCCCATTGACGATAGAAGACTGATTGAAACTATCCACGGAATGCTGCAGGAAGATCTGATCATGACCGATCCTTGTATGGTACTCGGAATGGAAAAAGCCGCACCAACTCAAAATCTACTGGTAATCTGCCCCGGAAAAATCAACTACTGCGCCCCTTCTGAACTTTGGAGCCAAATTGAACAAGGCTTTAAGGGCACTTTATTTATACCGGCTGAGATCAGCACAACGCTTGACCTGGACAGGCTTTCAAGTATTCCCGAAGTTCAGCTTGTTATTATACCAGACAACTGA
- a CDS encoding putative molybdenum carrier protein, translating into MERPAAYGTKKYISCDKCSWTEPVESFDRIPALISSFNQVRCPNCGSLLKAEGNTFQTDFLKLPTEFRIMSGGQTGVDRGALDAAIHLGIPHNGWCPKGRKAEDGIIPEKYNLSEMDVSYYWKRTEQNVLDSDGTLVFPGKCKSKGTALTIKLAHKHSKPIAVIPLDSPLAIETIRAWISSMKINVLNVAGPRESGCPGIYSTAKTFLIEALH; encoded by the coding sequence ATGGAAAGACCAGCAGCATACGGAACTAAAAAATATATATCATGCGACAAATGCTCATGGACAGAACCGGTTGAATCATTCGACCGGATTCCGGCCCTAATAAGCAGTTTTAATCAAGTCAGGTGTCCCAACTGCGGCTCATTGCTCAAAGCAGAAGGCAACACATTTCAAACTGATTTTTTGAAGTTACCCACTGAATTCAGAATAATGTCGGGCGGACAAACAGGTGTAGACCGGGGCGCTTTAGACGCGGCTATTCACTTAGGAATCCCTCATAATGGGTGGTGTCCTAAAGGAAGAAAAGCCGAAGACGGCATAATACCCGAAAAGTATAATCTAAGCGAAATGGATGTCAGCTACTACTGGAAAAGAACCGAGCAGAACGTTCTTGATTCAGATGGAACATTGGTCTTTCCGGGAAAATGTAAATCGAAAGGAACAGCTCTCACCATAAAATTGGCTCACAAACACAGCAAACCCATAGCCGTAATACCTTTGGACTCCCCCCTCGCAATAGAAACGATCAGGGCTTGGATAAGTTCCATGAAAATCAACGTACTCAATGTTGCCGGCCCTAGAGAAAGCGGTTGTCCCGGAATATACTCGACTGCGAAGACTTTTTTGATTGAAGCTCTACATTAG
- a CDS encoding Hpt domain-containing protein, whose translation MVHSEDSNNIVFIESALIDLVPILLETLAKELADMEETLSNDDFDKLQEQAHSSRGAALTYGFESYAEVLLDLQHAAENEASEILKHLFSLLHELLESVEFESST comes from the coding sequence ATGGTCCATTCTGAGGATAGTAATAATATAGTTTTTATAGAGTCGGCACTAATTGATTTAGTGCCGATTTTGCTTGAAACGCTCGCTAAGGAATTAGCGGATATGGAAGAAACTTTAAGTAATGATGATTTTGATAAATTACAGGAGCAGGCTCACTCTTCGCGAGGCGCCGCTTTGACATATGGATTTGAGTCTTATGCCGAGGTTTTGCTTGATCTGCAACATGCTGCAGAGAATGAAGCTTCTGAAATTTTGAAGCATCTTTTTAGTTTGTTGCATGAATTGCTTGAATCTGTGGAATTTGAATCATCCACATAA
- a CDS encoding OprO/OprP family phosphate-selective porin has product MNQVNAVRKGVIFFLSCLFVLLLVPTVYAAAEEGKDTRVDVADEIITMDWVKRLRWENEDKTVQIKIGGLYSFDWAQINEDSRVGSVYDPVQRHKEEVRWARPQISLKLYDRYKFRLQYEIAGKRGQIQDFWGQVKDVPYLGKIKAGHFKEPFSMTVLTGRKGSTMMEYSPASVFAQARNLGVQFENSYLDGRINAAAGVFNKCNYLDNAFTEGNSGIDLTGRVGWRPYQEDDGKKLIHVGLGYSHQFLDADKQPTSFSTSTGSHLSIIKLTGTGSIPAYGQDLMNLELAGKWDQFWFQSEYTSAYLNTKDRNNAFFSGYHFDVGYILTGESKPFKSDKAIFGAINPKEPFNPLKGGWGALEVAGQYSHTDMNDYHANVRGGVQDNIGVALNWYLNAHTRVAGNYMHVGVAGRDNSSLSNGEMDIYQCRIMFYF; this is encoded by the coding sequence ATGAATCAGGTTAATGCAGTGCGTAAGGGTGTTATCTTTTTTTTGAGCTGTTTGTTCGTTCTTTTACTTGTTCCGACTGTTTATGCTGCGGCGGAAGAAGGTAAAGACACGAGGGTCGACGTTGCTGATGAAATTATTACAATGGATTGGGTTAAACGTCTTCGCTGGGAAAATGAAGATAAGACCGTCCAGATTAAAATAGGCGGCCTTTATAGTTTTGACTGGGCGCAAATAAATGAAGATAGCAGGGTAGGGTCTGTTTATGATCCGGTGCAGAGACACAAAGAAGAAGTTAGATGGGCTAGGCCTCAGATTAGTTTAAAACTTTATGATCGTTATAAATTCCGCTTACAGTATGAAATAGCAGGCAAAAGAGGACAGATTCAAGATTTTTGGGGACAGGTAAAGGATGTTCCTTACCTTGGAAAGATCAAGGCGGGACACTTCAAAGAACCTTTTTCTATGACAGTTCTGACGGGGCGGAAAGGTTCTACTATGATGGAATATTCTCCGGCTTCTGTTTTTGCGCAGGCTCGTAATCTTGGTGTTCAGTTTGAGAACAGTTATTTAGACGGGCGTATTAATGCTGCTGCGGGTGTTTTCAATAAATGTAATTATCTTGATAATGCTTTTACAGAAGGCAATTCCGGGATTGATTTAACGGGTCGCGTAGGTTGGCGTCCTTATCAGGAAGATGATGGTAAAAAGTTAATCCATGTAGGTCTTGGCTACTCGCATCAGTTCTTAGATGCAGATAAACAACCTACGAGTTTTTCTACTTCCACAGGGTCCCACCTTTCAATAATAAAGCTTACAGGCACAGGTTCAATACCGGCTTACGGGCAGGATCTTATGAATCTTGAACTTGCCGGAAAATGGGATCAGTTCTGGTTTCAAAGTGAATATACATCCGCTTATCTCAACACAAAAGATCGCAATAATGCCTTTTTCTCAGGTTATCATTTTGATGTCGGGTATATTCTTACCGGGGAAAGTAAGCCTTTTAAATCTGATAAAGCTATTTTCGGAGCGATTAATCCTAAGGAACCTTTTAATCCCTTGAAGGGCGGGTGGGGTGCGTTAGAAGTCGCTGGGCAGTACTCGCATACAGATATGAATGACTATCACGCCAATGTTCGAGGCGGGGTTCAGGATAACATTGGAGTCGCTTTGAACTGGTATCTCAACGCTCATACCCGTGTTGCCGGTAACTATATGCATGTCGGTGTTGCAGGCAGGGATAATTCATCTCTCAGCAACGGTGAAATGGATATTTATCAGTGCAGGATAATGTTTTATTTCTAG
- a CDS encoding ArsR/SmtB family transcription factor, translated as MKEIKDTCDGHNPDPAAIEIVRSKICSSQTMEDVAATFKILGEPVRISILHALSIQELCVCDLAELLNMSHSAISHQLRILRSARMVRFTKQGRKALYRLDDSHVETIIQTTLAHLSNEGCTSDRKDK; from the coding sequence ATGAAGGAAATAAAAGATACATGCGACGGACATAATCCTGATCCGGCTGCCATTGAAATAGTCAGAAGTAAAATTTGTTCCAGTCAGACAATGGAAGATGTTGCGGCAACTTTTAAAATACTTGGCGAACCCGTAAGGATTTCAATATTACATGCGCTTTCCATACAGGAATTATGCGTATGCGATCTTGCGGAACTGTTAAACATGAGTCACTCCGCGATATCCCACCAACTTAGAATCCTTCGCTCTGCGCGAATGGTACGATTTACGAAGCAAGGACGAAAAGCCTTATACAGGCTCGATGACAGCCATGTTGAAACAATCATCCAAACAACTCTGGCGCATCTAAGTAATGAAGGATGTACCTCTGACAGGAAAGACAAATGA
- a CDS encoding SO_0444 family Cu/Zn efflux transporter: protein MDILTKIIFESWEVLLQSAPFMLFGFFVAGLLKAFVGPEFISKNLGSGKISDIFKASLFGVPIPLCSCGVIPAAAQLRQQGASKGATTSFLISTPETGVDSIAVTYALLDPIMTILRPVAAFITAVIAGIMVDRNEKKNGTTPQLIPDAILFQHTHELDHDHGHDHTHGKEQSCSDQTGCSGCGCDKSEAPSTFMGKVSSGMQYSFGNLLQDIGLWFIFGVILAGMFGALIPDGFIEKNLGDGFLPLLIMLVAAVPLYVCATASTPIAAALALKGLSPGAALVFLLAGPATNAASFTVIAKLLGKRSAFIYLGTIIVCSLVLGMLTNWLYYSFGLSITDWVQGGAEDVHGIFYTVSAIVLIALIAVPRITTMINGKSESGHSH from the coding sequence ATCGATATTTTAACTAAAATCATATTTGAATCATGGGAAGTGCTACTTCAATCCGCACCTTTCATGCTCTTCGGATTTTTCGTTGCAGGACTTTTGAAAGCATTTGTAGGACCGGAATTCATATCTAAAAATCTAGGTTCCGGCAAAATATCAGACATATTCAAAGCCTCCCTTTTCGGAGTTCCTATTCCGCTTTGCAGTTGCGGAGTAATTCCGGCAGCGGCTCAATTAAGACAACAGGGCGCGAGTAAAGGAGCAACAACATCCTTTTTAATTTCAACCCCTGAAACAGGTGTGGACTCAATCGCTGTAACATATGCTTTGCTTGATCCAATAATGACAATACTAAGACCTGTGGCGGCATTTATTACTGCTGTTATCGCAGGGATTATGGTCGACAGAAACGAGAAAAAAAACGGAACCACCCCCCAATTAATACCTGATGCAATTCTCTTTCAACATACTCATGAACTCGATCACGACCACGGCCATGATCATACCCACGGCAAAGAACAAAGCTGTTCAGATCAGACGGGTTGTTCCGGGTGCGGCTGTGATAAATCAGAAGCGCCTTCGACTTTTATGGGAAAAGTTTCAAGTGGAATGCAATACTCATTCGGTAATCTGCTACAGGACATAGGCTTATGGTTCATCTTCGGAGTAATTCTGGCGGGTATGTTCGGTGCCCTTATTCCTGACGGTTTCATTGAAAAGAATCTCGGGGACGGGTTTCTGCCGTTACTGATTATGCTTGTAGCCGCAGTTCCTCTCTACGTATGCGCGACAGCATCAACTCCGATTGCAGCGGCACTTGCTCTTAAAGGACTCTCCCCCGGTGCGGCTCTGGTCTTTCTGCTTGCCGGACCGGCAACAAACGCTGCATCATTCACTGTTATTGCCAAACTTCTAGGCAAACGGTCTGCCTTCATTTATCTAGGAACTATAATTGTCTGCTCACTAGTGCTTGGCATGCTGACAAACTGGCTGTACTATTCCTTCGGACTCAGTATAACCGACTGGGTTCAAGGCGGAGCTGAAGACGTTCATGGTATTTTCTACACAGTCAGCGCGATTGTTTTAATTGCATTAATCGCTGTCCCCAGAATAACAACAATGATCAACGGAAAATCGGAATCAGGTCATTCTCACTAA